In a genomic window of Occallatibacter riparius:
- a CDS encoding 1,2-dihydroxy-3-keto-5-methylthiopentene dioxygenase: protein MAVLRFPDTDTRIDGEPEIRAALGEMGIDYERWSLDRVPADCSAGEVLTAYADEIAAMKQRGGYVTADVIDVNPETPNLDAMLAKFDKEHTHDEDEVRFILVGRGIFFLHIGGRVASVEVGPGDMLRVPRGITHWFTLCEDRRIRAIRWFQDTAGWTPHYTDSGVDRGYQPLCFGPVYMGARVENPFAKSLGA, encoded by the coding sequence TTGGCTGTTCTGCGCTTTCCCGATACGGACACACGGATTGATGGCGAGCCGGAGATTCGCGCGGCGCTTGGCGAAATGGGCATCGACTACGAGCGCTGGAGCCTGGACCGCGTGCCGGCGGACTGCTCTGCTGGTGAGGTGCTGACTGCGTATGCCGATGAGATTGCCGCGATGAAGCAGCGCGGCGGCTACGTGACGGCCGATGTGATCGACGTGAATCCGGAGACGCCGAACCTCGACGCGATGCTGGCGAAGTTTGACAAGGAGCACACGCACGACGAGGACGAGGTGCGGTTCATCCTGGTGGGGCGCGGCATTTTCTTTCTGCACATTGGCGGGCGGGTGGCTTCGGTTGAAGTTGGTCCCGGCGATATGCTGCGCGTGCCGCGCGGAATCACGCACTGGTTCACCTTGTGCGAAGACCGGCGAATTCGCGCGATCCGGTGGTTCCAGGACACTGCGGGATGGACGCCGCACTACACGGATTCAGGCGTGGATCGCGGATATCAGCCGCTGTGTTTCGGGCCGGTGTATATGGGCGCGCGTGTGGAAAATCCCTTCGCGAAGTCGTTGGGCGCATGA
- the mtnB gene encoding methylthioribulose 1-phosphate dehydratase, translating to MNVRVAEQVDALCQLAHWAAARGWVPATSGNFSVRDPANGHIYISCSGLDKGRMTPADLLELDAQGRVISGLGKPSAESGLHVVAYRMRPKMRAIAHVHTIWNTLLSARSVDAGHVEIAGYELLKALSGVDSHAHAERVPVIANSQDYSMLARELEEALERNPETHGVLLSAHGLYTWGTSVAEARRHLEALEFLFEVECRRMQGSRE from the coding sequence ATGAACGTACGAGTCGCGGAGCAGGTTGATGCGCTGTGCCAGCTGGCGCACTGGGCAGCGGCGCGCGGATGGGTGCCAGCCACCAGCGGCAACTTCAGCGTGCGCGATCCGGCAAACGGACACATCTACATCTCATGCAGCGGGCTCGACAAAGGCAGGATGACGCCTGCCGATCTGCTGGAACTGGATGCACAGGGCCGCGTGATCAGCGGGTTGGGCAAGCCATCGGCGGAATCGGGGCTGCACGTAGTTGCCTACCGCATGCGGCCGAAGATGCGTGCTATCGCACACGTGCACACCATCTGGAATACGCTTCTCTCCGCGCGGTCGGTGGACGCGGGACACGTGGAGATTGCCGGGTATGAACTGCTGAAGGCGTTGTCAGGCGTAGATAGCCACGCGCATGCCGAGCGTGTTCCAGTGATCGCGAATTCGCAGGACTACAGCATGCTGGCGCGGGAATTGGAGGAGGCGCTCGAGCGCAATCCTGAAACCCACGGAGTTCTGTTGAGCGCGCATGGGCTCTATACTTGGGGCACATCGGTGGCCGAGGCGCGGCGGCATCTGGAGGCGCTGGAGTTTCTGTTCGAGGTGGAGTGCCGGAGAATGCAAGGGAGTAGGGAATAG
- a CDS encoding VWA domain-containing protein, whose protein sequence is MRPFLTLFSVALLSLPSAFAQSPPQAQPETPTFQMSARDVIVDVVVTNDKGEPVKGLKASDFQVLEDGKPQKVDFFEGHNAKALPPGALAPLPQMPPNVYTNVPPAPPSDAVNVLMLDMLNTPEQNFAYSREQLMEFLKNVKPGTRMAIVTLADKVNIVTGFTADVSTLLAALSDAKKGQQGQVSQSLVTRSDEAAQNSSIAFQRSSNVGQSTASIQALQSAYQTQSDFAQRNRTLMTLEALRHLAKFLGNVPGRKNLLWFSSDFPVSLLPNLSERGANDYNLIPNSIVRKTADELTAARVAVYPIQAQGIMNDSWFLADSGGAGNTPTYTGSAGAPNLANANNAIVGDTLRSDASARANILAEMNQLAADTGGKAFYNNNDLSTATARAIADGSDYYALTYSPSNQKLDGKYRKIDIRLPDTKYHLSWRRGYNADPITVGAAAKAEADPLHPLMLLGTPNSTEILYGLRVLPAAQQPAPNAAIAGHNSKLKGPVRRLSVDFMIRWTDINLTPGPNDSHGGRVQVELLAYSSDGQALNWNGGTEVMQMAPQTYAAVQKSGIPAHIEIDVPQDQPVILSSGVYDLSTGKVGTLQIPLQPGTAHAAASAPAVPGATKP, encoded by the coding sequence ATGCGCCCGTTCCTTACTCTATTCTCCGTCGCCCTTCTCTCACTCCCCAGCGCATTTGCCCAGTCTCCCCCGCAGGCCCAGCCTGAGACGCCGACCTTCCAGATGAGCGCCCGCGACGTCATCGTCGACGTAGTTGTGACCAACGACAAGGGCGAGCCCGTCAAGGGGCTCAAGGCGTCGGACTTCCAGGTGCTGGAGGATGGCAAGCCGCAGAAGGTCGACTTCTTCGAAGGGCATAACGCCAAAGCTCTTCCGCCCGGCGCCCTTGCTCCGCTGCCCCAGATGCCGCCCAACGTCTACACCAATGTTCCGCCGGCCCCGCCGTCTGACGCCGTCAATGTGCTGATGCTCGACATGCTCAATACCCCGGAGCAGAACTTCGCTTATTCCCGCGAGCAGCTCATGGAGTTCCTCAAGAACGTGAAGCCCGGCACCCGCATGGCCATCGTCACGCTTGCGGACAAGGTCAACATCGTTACCGGCTTCACCGCCGACGTTTCTACCCTCCTCGCCGCGCTCTCCGACGCCAAAAAGGGCCAGCAGGGCCAGGTCAGCCAGTCGCTCGTCACCCGGTCCGATGAAGCAGCACAGAATTCCAGTATCGCCTTCCAGCGGTCGTCGAACGTGGGTCAGTCCACCGCCAGCATTCAGGCTCTTCAATCCGCATATCAGACCCAGAGCGATTTCGCCCAGCGCAACCGCACGCTCATGACGCTTGAGGCCCTCCGCCATCTGGCCAAGTTCCTGGGCAATGTGCCGGGCCGCAAAAACCTGCTCTGGTTCTCTTCGGATTTCCCCGTCTCCCTTCTTCCCAACCTCAGCGAACGCGGCGCCAACGATTACAACCTGATACCCAACTCCATAGTCCGCAAAACCGCTGACGAACTCACCGCCGCGCGCGTCGCCGTCTATCCCATCCAGGCACAAGGCATTATGAATGACTCATGGTTCCTGGCCGACAGCGGAGGCGCAGGAAACACCCCCACCTACACCGGCTCCGCAGGCGCTCCCAATCTCGCCAACGCCAATAACGCCATCGTCGGCGACACGCTCAGGTCCGACGCCAGTGCGCGCGCCAACATCCTTGCTGAAATGAATCAGCTGGCTGCTGACACCGGCGGCAAGGCCTTCTACAACAACAACGATCTCTCCACGGCCACAGCTCGCGCCATCGCCGACGGCTCCGATTACTACGCACTCACTTATTCGCCTTCAAACCAAAAACTCGACGGCAAGTATCGCAAGATCGACATCCGCCTCCCTGACACCAAGTACCACCTCTCGTGGCGTCGCGGCTACAACGCTGACCCCATCACGGTCGGCGCGGCGGCAAAGGCTGAGGCCGATCCGCTGCACCCCCTCATGCTTCTCGGCACTCCCAACTCCACCGAGATTCTCTATGGCCTCCGCGTTTTGCCCGCGGCCCAGCAGCCCGCACCGAACGCCGCCATTGCGGGCCACAATTCGAAGCTCAAGGGCCCGGTGCGCCGGCTCAGCGTCGACTTCATGATCCGCTGGACCGACATCAACCTCACTCCCGGCCCCAATGACTCCCACGGCGGCCGGGTCCAGGTCGAGCTTCTCGCCTATTCCTCCGATGGCCAGGCGCTCAACTGGAACGGAGGCACAGAGGTGATGCAGATGGCTCCTCAGACCTACGCCGCCGTCCAGAAGTCCGGGATCCCCGCGCACATCGAAATCGACGTGCCCCAGGACCAGCCCGTCATCCTCTCCTCAGGTGTCTACGACCTGAGCACGGGCAAAGTCGGAACGCTGCAAATCCCGCTGCAACCGGGCACTGCGCACGCAGCGGCTTCTGCGCCTGCAGTTCCTGGTGCGACGAAGCCGTAA
- a CDS encoding RNA methyltransferase, translated as MLTLEQRDRMDVVLVSPRNPLNIGAVARAMANFGFEHLAVAAAFDPHWREAKSAVGAPDLLQNAKSTEHLADAVAHCTLVAGTGTLTHRKPEQPIVSLPGLGPLIEREMARGGRAALVFGPEKHGLTRDDLSFCNVLVEIPTDPRQPSMNLGQAAAVCLYELACRPTQPSRDAGTESLAANSGQLDRLAFLIEEAMTAADYSPKIMQEANRHDLRVLLRRLGPSAHDTRRIMGLFRRILWRMARDSKHKS; from the coding sequence TTGCTCACGCTGGAACAACGCGACCGCATGGACGTCGTCCTCGTCTCGCCGCGCAACCCGCTCAACATCGGGGCGGTGGCGCGCGCCATGGCCAACTTCGGCTTTGAGCACCTCGCTGTTGCCGCGGCTTTCGATCCGCATTGGCGCGAGGCCAAATCCGCAGTTGGCGCGCCTGATCTGCTTCAAAACGCAAAGAGCACGGAACACCTGGCTGATGCCGTCGCGCATTGCACACTCGTTGCCGGAACCGGCACGCTCACGCATCGCAAGCCCGAGCAGCCTATCGTCTCGCTGCCCGGTCTCGGCCCGCTGATCGAGCGGGAAATGGCGAGAGGCGGCCGCGCGGCACTCGTCTTCGGACCGGAGAAGCACGGCCTCACGCGCGACGATCTCTCCTTCTGCAACGTGCTGGTCGAGATCCCCACCGATCCGCGCCAGCCCTCCATGAATCTTGGCCAGGCCGCCGCAGTCTGCCTCTACGAACTCGCCTGCCGGCCAACTCAGCCGAGCCGCGACGCCGGAACAGAATCGCTTGCGGCTAATTCAGGCCAGCTCGACCGCCTCGCCTTCCTGATCGAAGAGGCCATGACCGCGGCGGACTACTCGCCCAAGATCATGCAGGAGGCAAACCGCCACGACCTGCGCGTGCTGCTGCGCCGCCTTGGCCCCTCCGCGCACGACACGCGCCGCATCATGGGCCTGTTCCGCCGGATTCTATGGCGCATGGCGCGCGACTCGAAGCACAAATCCTGA